In Deferribacteraceae bacterium V6Fe1, one genomic interval encodes:
- a CDS encoding HDOD domain-containing protein: MYQVYFEGDNQTFLDIYRHLNDKISFVQDAGTADIILLEVKVADDIRKLDGLKDSKVFVILDKPDREIILKLKQYKIAGILSKPIKQDILLEKMQSFGINSDSQELLKYETLKAKIIAKATSISPLPKVARELIAMSSKENVEINDIVAKIKTDQGVASKVLKIINSPFYGMRREITSIERATIYLGLGTVKNIAISLSTAEMFNKNFSLYGTSGQKMWEHSFITARLCEEIANLSKQKLDSDALYLAGLFHDIGKAILVDFIYEKVTGAADEKRQLGLNHIDVAMIILKKWNIAEQIIFWVKNHHEFSPEINSAVLYFANIIANDPEMIRECSEDISKIIGVDKELFVKKIEDFLSEEEG; the protein is encoded by the coding sequence ATGTATCAAGTATATTTTGAAGGTGATAATCAAACTTTTTTGGATATTTACAGGCACCTTAATGATAAAATTTCCTTTGTACAAGATGCCGGTACTGCTGATATAATTTTGCTTGAAGTAAAAGTTGCTGATGATATAAGGAAATTAGATGGTTTGAAAGATTCAAAGGTATTTGTTATTCTTGATAAACCGGATAGAGAAATTATTCTCAAATTAAAACAGTATAAAATTGCAGGAATACTTTCTAAGCCGATAAAGCAAGATATATTGCTGGAAAAAATGCAGTCTTTTGGCATAAATAGCGACTCACAAGAGCTGCTTAAGTATGAAACCCTAAAAGCTAAAATTATTGCAAAGGCTACGAGTATATCACCACTGCCAAAAGTGGCACGAGAGCTTATTGCTATGTCTTCAAAAGAGAATGTGGAAATTAACGATATTGTGGCAAAGATAAAAACTGATCAGGGTGTTGCTTCTAAAGTATTAAAGATTATTAATTCACCTTTTTATGGGATGAGACGAGAAATAACAAGCATAGAAAGGGCTACAATATATCTTGGTCTTGGGACGGTAAAAAATATTGCAATTTCTCTTTCTACAGCCGAGATGTTTAATAAAAACTTTTCGCTTTACGGGACAAGTGGTCAAAAGATGTGGGAGCATTCTTTTATAACAGCAAGGCTTTGTGAAGAGATAGCAAATCTTTCAAAACAAAAGCTTGATAGCGATGCACTTTACTTGGCAGGGCTTTTTCATGACATAGGGAAGGCTATTTTGGTCGATTTTATTTATGAAAAAGTTACAGGAGCAGCGGACGAAAAAAGGCAATTGGGCCTAAACCATATTGATGTTGCTATGATTATTTTAAAAAAATGGAATATTGCCGAACAAATTATTTTCTGGGTCAAAAACCACCATGAATTTAGTCCCGAAATAAATTCTGCCGTATTGTATTTTGCAAATATCATTGCAAATGATCCTGAAATGATACGAGAGTGCAGCGAAGATATTTCCAAAATAATCGGAGTAGATAAAGAATTATTCGTAAAGAAAATAGAAGACTTTTTATCTGAGGAGGAAGGTTAA